A region of Arabidopsis thaliana chromosome 5, partial sequence DNA encodes the following proteins:
- the LCR28 gene encoding low-molecular-weight cysteine-rich 28 (low-molecular-weight cysteine-rich 28 (LCR28); LOCATED IN: endomembrane system; CONTAINS InterPro DOMAIN/s: S locus-related glycoprotein 1 binding pollen coat (InterPro:IPR010851); BEST Arabidopsis thaliana protein match is: low-molecular-weight cysteine-rich 13 (TAIR:AT4G09795.1); Has 23 Blast hits to 23 proteins in 2 species: Archae - 0; Bacteria - 0; Metazoa - 0; Fungi - 0; Plants - 23; Viruses - 0; Other Eukaryotes - 0 (source: NCBI BLink).), producing the protein MTKNTSLTIFMVVLVIGMLYTSIFIKYSDRTCHVYIKAENCEIDQCNWECGTKYKRVGVQGLCVPPGFDPIDQACLCSFNC; encoded by the exons ATGACTAAAAACACATCTCttacaatttttatggttgttttggttattggtaTGCTCTACACttcaatatttattaaatattcc GATCGTACATGTCATGTTTATATTAAAGCAGAAAACTGTGAAATTGATCAGTGTAACTGGGAGTGTGGTACCAAGTATAAAAGAGTAGGAGTTCAAGGATTGTGTGTACCACCTGGATTCGATCCAATAGATCAGGCCTGCCTCTGCAGTTTCAATTgttaa
- a CDS encoding HXXXD-type acyl-transferase family protein (HXXXD-type acyl-transferase family protein; FUNCTIONS IN: transferase activity, transferring acyl groups other than amino-acyl groups, transferase activity; INVOLVED IN: biological_process unknown; LOCATED IN: cellular_component unknown; EXPRESSED IN: 17 plant structures; EXPRESSED DURING: 12 growth stages; CONTAINS InterPro DOMAIN/s: Transferase (InterPro:IPR003480); BEST Arabidopsis thaliana protein match is: HXXXD-type acyl-transferase family protein (TAIR:AT5G07850.1); Has 1807 Blast hits to 1807 proteins in 277 species: Archae - 0; Bacteria - 0; Metazoa - 736; Fungi - 347; Plants - 385; Viruses - 0; Other Eukaryotes - 339 (source: NCBI BLink).): MDSSSSVKIVSKSFVKPKTLPEESKQPYYLSPWDYAMLSVQYIQKGLLFHKPPLDSIDTLLEKLKDSLAVTLVHFYPLAGRLSSLTTEKPKSYSVFVDCNDSPGAGFIYATSDLCIKDIVGAKYVPSIVQSFFDHHKAVNHDGHTMSLLSVQVTELVDGIFIGLSMNHAMGDGTAFWKFFTAWSEIFQGQESNQNDDLCLKNPPVLKRYIPEGYGPLFSLPYSHPDEFIRTYESPILKERMFCFSSETIRMLKTRVNQICGTTSISSFQSLTAVIWRCITRARRLPLDRETSCRVAADNRGRMYPPLHKDYFGNCLSALRTAAKAGELLENDLGFAALKVHQAVAEHTSEKVSQMIDQWLKSPYIYHIDRLFEPMSVMMGSSPRFNKYGCEFGLGKGVTLRSGYAHKFDGKVSAYPGREGGGSIDLEVCLVPEFMEALESDEEFMSLVSL; this comes from the exons atggattcttcatcttcagtAAAAATCGTCTCGAAAAGCTTCGTGAAACCCAAAACCTTACCAGAAGAATCAAAGCAACCATACTATTTATCTCCATGGGACTACGCAATGCTCTCTGTTCAGTACATCCAAAAAGGTCTTCTCTTTCACAAGCCACCACTTGACTCCATTGACACTCTTCTTGAGAAGCTAAAAGATTCTCTGGCCGTCACACTAGTCCATTTCTACCCTCTCGCGGGTCGCCTCTCATCGTTAACAACGGAAAAACCGAAAtcttactctgttttcgtTGATTGTAACGATAGCCCTGGCGCGGGGTTTATCTACGCGACCTCAGATTTATGTATAAAAGATATTGTGGGTGCTAAGTATGTCCCTTCAATTGTTCAATCTTTCTTTGACCATCACAAAGCTGTGAATCATGATGGACACACCATGAGCCTCTTATCTGTCCAG GTGACAGAATTGGTAGATGGAATTTTCATAGGACTGTCTATGAACCATGCGATGGGAGACGGTACTGCGTTCTGGAAGTTCTTTACCGCATGGTCCGAAATCTTCCAAGGACAAGAGAGCAACCAAAACGATGACTTGTGTCTTAAGAATCCACCCGTGTTGAAGCGTTACATCCCTGAAGGATACGGTCCTCTATTCAGCCTTCCATATAGTCATCCAGATGAATTTATCAGAACCTACGAATCTCCAATTCTCAAGGAGAGAATGTTCTGTTTCTCATCAGAAACCATAAGAATGCTTAAAACAAGGGTCAACCAAATATGCGGAACAACCTCCATCTCATCTTTCCAATCGCTAACCGCGGTTATATGGAGATGCATAACAAGGGCGAGGAGATTACCTCTCGATCGAGAAACAAGTTGTAGAGTTGCTGCTGACAACAGAGGAAGAATGTATCCACCGCTTCACAAGGATTACTTCGGAAACTGCCTCTCTGCTTTGAGAACGGCTGCAAAAGCTGGTGAACTATTGGAGAATGATCTTGGATTTGCTGCTTTGAAAGTGCATCAAGCAGTAGCTGAACATACGAGCGAAAAGGTATCTCAAATGATTGATCAATGGCTAAAGTCTCCTTATATTTACCATATTGATCGGCTATTTGAACCGATGAGCGTTATGATGGGAAGCTCGCCGAGGTTTAATAAGTATGGTTGTGAATTTGGGTTGGGAAAAGGAGTGACGCTTAGAAGTGGCTATGCGCATAAGTTCGATGGAAAGGTATCTGCTTACCCGGGAAGAGAAGGAGGGGGAAGTATAGATTTGGAGGTATGTCTTGTTCCAGAGTTTATGGAAGCTTTGGAATCAGATGAAGAGTTCATGTCACTTGTTTCTCTTTGA
- the IPK1 gene encoding inositol-pentakisphosphate 2-kinase 1 (inositol-pentakisphosphate 2-kinase 1 (IPK1); CONTAINS InterPro DOMAIN/s: Inositol-pentakisphosphate 2-kinase, metazoa (InterPro:IPR018009), Inositol-pentakisphosphate 2-kinase (InterPro:IPR009286); BEST Arabidopsis thaliana protein match is: Inositol-pentakisphosphate 2-kinase family protein (TAIR:AT1G22100.1); Has 30201 Blast hits to 17322 proteins in 780 species: Archae - 12; Bacteria - 1396; Metazoa - 17338; Fungi - 3422; Plants - 5037; Viruses - 0; Other Eukaryotes - 2996 (source: NCBI BLink).), with protein sequence MEMILEEKDASDWIYRGEGGANLVLAYAGSSPLFVGKVIRIQKARRNDKAIKNANGVVSVLTSDEQHLWRENNELISSPNKEVLEQRYVKNVIIPLLGPKHVDAGVRVSVSKEFLECVDKKVTKQRPLWRVNAANVDTSHDSALILNDHSLFSQGISSGGDCISVEIKPKCGFLPTSRFIGKENMLKTSVSRFKMHQLLKLEYNEISEESEYDPLDLFSGSKESVLEAIKALYSTPQNNFRVFLNGSLILGGSGESTGRTSPEIGYAFEDALKGFIQSEDGHRTECFLQLVSDAVYGSGVLDRLLEIQKLDKLDIEGAIHSYYDLINQPCPICKEGKPLEAELSLHALPLDESLKIVKEYLIAATAKDCSIMISFQSRNAWDSEPSGDYVSLKPTNQTFDYKVHFIDLSLKPLKRMESYYKLDKKIISFYNRKQKAENTAEQIGNSKPSHS encoded by the exons ATGGAGATGATTTTGGAGGAGAAAGATGCATCAGATTGGATTTACAGAGGCGAAGGTGGTGCCAATCTCGTTCTTGCTTACGCTGGATCTTCTCCACTTTTT GTTGGGAAAGTGATTCGTATACAGAAGGCTCGGAGGAATGATAAAGCAATCAAGAATGCGAATGGTGTTGTTTCGGTTTTAACAAGCGATGAGCAACATCTATGGAGAGAAAACAATGAGCTGATTTCATCACCAAACAAGGAAGTTCTTGAACAAAGATATGTTAAGAATGTGATCATCCCACTCTTGGGTCCTAAACATGTTGATGCTGGA GTACGTGTTTCTGTGTCCAAGGAGTTTCTTGAGTGTGTTGATAAGAAAGTAACTAAGCAGCGTCCGCTATGGCGTGTTAATGCAGCAAATGTTGATACGAGTCATGATTCTGCCCTTATATTGAATGATCATTCACTTTTTTCTCAAG GTATTTCTAGCGGTGGTGATTGCATTAGTGTTGAAATAAAG CCCAAATGCGGATTTCTTCCAACCTCAAGGTTCATAGGTAAAGAAAACATGCTCAAAACAAGCGTAAGCCGTTTCAAAATGCATCAACTCTTAAAGTTGGAATATAACGAG ATATCTGAAGAAAGCGAGTACGATCCTCTTGATCTCTTCTCTGGATCAAAAGAGAGTGTTTTGGAAGCTATAAAAGCTTTATATTCCACTCCTCAAAACAATTTCCGCGTATTCTTGAATGGTTCTCTCATATTAGGGGGTTCAGGTGAAAGCACCGGGAGAACCAGCCCCGAAATCGGGTATGCCTTTGAGGATGCTCTCAAAGGCTTCATTCAATCAGAAGACGGTCATAGGACAGAGTGCTTTCTACAACTAGTATCTGACGCTGTCTATGGCTCAGGAGTTCTTGATAGACTTCTTGAAATTCAGAAGCTAGACAAATTAGACATTGAAGGAGCGATTCATTCGTATTACGATTTAATCAACCAGCCTTGTCCTATATGTAAAGAAGGTAAGCCACTGGAGGCGGAATTGTCTCTACATGCTTTACCTTTAGATGAAAGCTTGAAGATTGTGAAGGAGTATTTGATAGCTGCAACTGCCAAAGACTGTAGTATTATGATCAGTTTTCAATCAAGGAATGCTTGGGATTCAGAACCCTCGGGTGATTACGTCTCTCTAAAACCGACCAATCAAACGTTTGATTACAAG GTACATTTCATTGATCTAAGCCTGAAACCACTTAAGAGAATGGAGTCATACTACAAATTGGATAAGAAGATAATTAGCTTTTACAATCGGAAGCAGAAAGCCGAAAACACGGCAGAACAAATCGGCAACTCAAAACCTTCCCACAGCTAA
- the PAF1 gene encoding proteasome alpha subunit F1 (proteasome alpha subunit F1 (PAF1); FUNCTIONS IN: peptidase activity, endopeptidase activity, threonine-type endopeptidase activity; INVOLVED IN: response to arsenic, protein catabolic process, ubiquitin-dependent protein catabolic process; LOCATED IN: proteasome core complex, proteasome complex, plasma membrane; EXPRESSED IN: 25 plant structures; EXPRESSED DURING: 15 growth stages; CONTAINS InterPro DOMAIN/s: Proteasome, alpha-subunit, conserved site (InterPro:IPR000426), Proteasome, subunit alpha/beta (InterPro:IPR001353); BEST Arabidopsis thaliana protein match is: 20S proteasome alpha subunit F2 (TAIR:AT1G47250.1); Has 1807 Blast hits to 1807 proteins in 277 species: Archae - 0; Bacteria - 0; Metazoa - 736; Fungi - 347; Plants - 385; Viruses - 0; Other Eukaryotes - 339 (source: NCBI BLink).) encodes MFRNQYDTDVTTWSPTGRLFQVEYAMEAVKQGSAAIGLRSRSHVVLACVNKAQSELSSHQRKIFKVDDHIGVAIAGLTADGRVLSRYMRSESINHSFTYESPLPVGRLVVHLADKAQVCTQRSWKRPYGVGLLVGGLDESGAHLYYNCPSGNYFEYQAFAIGSRSQAAKTYLERRFESFGDSSREDLIKDAILAVRETLQGETLKSSLCTVAILGVDEPFHFLDQEAIQKVIDTFEKVPEEEEGEGEAGEGEAEAAEAAPAERGGGVAGDQDVAPMEM; translated from the exons ATGTTCAGAAACCAATACGACACAGATGTTACGACATGGAGTCCAACAGGTCGTTTATTCCAAGTGGAATACGCCATGGAAGCAGTGAAGCAAGGATCTGCAGCAATTGGACTCAGATCTCGTTCTCATGTCGTTCTCGCTTGTGTTAACAAAGCTCAATCGGAGCTTTCTTCGCATCAGAGGAAGATCTTTAAAGTCGATGACCATATCGGTGTTGCAATCGCTGGTCTCACAGCCGACGGTCGTGTATTGTCTCGGTATATGAGATCGGAATCGATTAATCACTCTTTTACTTATGAGTCTCCTCTTCCTGTTGGTCGTCTCGTTGTTCATCTTGCTGATAAAGCTCAG GTCTGTACCCAACGATCATGGAAACGACCCTATGGTGTTGGTTTGCTGGTAGGTGGATTGGATGAGTCTGGAGCCCACCTTTACTACAACTGTCCCAGCGGAAACTACTTCGAGTACCAAGCTTTTGCTATTGGATCCCGTTCCCAAGCAGCAAAGACCTATCTGGAACGCAGGTTTGAGAGCTTTGGGGATTCTTCTAGAGAAGATCTGATCAAAGATGCTATTTTGGCTGTTAGGGAGACATTGCAAGGGGAAACACTGAAGAGTTCTCTCTGCACAGTCGCTATTCTAGGAGTCGATGAACCGTTCCACTTCCTGGACCAGGAAGCAATACAGAAAGTGATCGACACATTTGAGAAAGTGccagaggaagaggaaggagaaggCGAGGCTGGTGAGGGTGAGGCCGAAGCTGCCGAGGCTGCACCAGCAGAACGAGGTGGTGGTGTTGCAGGTGACCAAGACGTGGCTCCAATGGAAATGTAA
- the U2AF35B gene encoding Zinc finger C-x8-C-x5-C-x3-H type family protein (U2AF35B; FUNCTIONS IN: RNA binding, zinc ion binding, nucleotide binding, nucleic acid binding; INVOLVED IN: photoperiodism, flowering; LOCATED IN: nucleus; EXPRESSED IN: 28 plant structures; EXPRESSED DURING: 14 growth stages; CONTAINS InterPro DOMAIN/s: Zinc finger, CCCH-type (InterPro:IPR000571), RNA recognition motif, RNP-1 (InterPro:IPR000504), Nucleotide-binding, alpha-beta plait (InterPro:IPR012677), U2 auxiliary factor small subunit (InterPro:IPR009145); BEST Arabidopsis thaliana protein match is: U2 snRNP auxiliary factor small subunit, putative (TAIR:AT1G27650.1); Has 1807 Blast hits to 1807 proteins in 277 species: Archae - 0; Bacteria - 0; Metazoa - 736; Fungi - 347; Plants - 385; Viruses - 0; Other Eukaryotes - 339 (source: NCBI BLink).) produces the protein MAEHLASIFGTEKDRVNCPFYFKIGACRHGDRCSRLHNRPTISPTLLLSNMYQRPDMITPGVDPQGQPLDPSKIQDHFEDFYEDIFEELNKFGEVESLNVCDNLADHMIGNVYVLFKEEDHAAAALQALQGRFYSGRPIIADFSPVTDFREATCRQYEENSCNRGGYCNFMHVKQISRELRRKLFGRYRRSYRRGSRSRSRSISPRRKREHSRERERGDVRDRDRHGNGKRSSDRSERHDRDGGGRRRHGSPKRSRSPRNVREGSEERRARIEQWNRERDEGV, from the coding sequence ATGGCAGAGCATTTAGCTTCAATCTTTGGTACTGAAAAGGATAGAGTGAATTGTCCGTTTTACTTTAAGATTGGTGCTTGTCGTCACGGTGACCGGTGCTCACGGCTTCATAACCGTCCCACCATCTCGCCGACGCTTCTCCTCTCGAACATGTACCAGAGACCTGACATGATAACTCCAGGTGTGGATCCTCAGGGACAGCCGTTAGACCCGAGTAAGATCCAAGACCACTTTGAGGATTTCTACGAAGATATTTTCGAAGAACTCAACAAGTTTGGTGAAGTGGAGAGTCTCAATGTTTGTGACAATCTTGCTGATCATATGATTGGGAATGTGTATGTTCTGTTTAAGGAGGAGGATCACGCAGCTGCTGCGTTGCAGGCTTTGCAGGGGAGATTTTATTCCGGTCGTCCTATCATTGCTGATTTCTCTCCTGTGACGGATTTTAGGGAAGCTACTTGTAGGCAGTATGAAGAAAACAGCTGTAACCGTGGTGGGTACTGTAATTTCATGCATGTGAAGCAGATTTCGAGGGAGCTTAGGAGGAAATTGTTTGGGAGGTATCGTCGTTCATACCGTCGGGGAAGCAGAAGTCGAAGCAGGAGTATAAGCCCTCGACGTAAGAGAGAGCATTCgcgagagcgagagagagggGACGTTAGGGACCGTGACCGGCATGGAAATGGGAAAAGGAGCAGTGATAGATCAGAGAGGCATGATCGGGATGGTGGTGGAAGGAGGAGACATGGAAGCCCGAAACGGAGCAGAAGCCCACGAAATGTGAGAGAAGGAAGCGAGGAAAGGAGGGCGAGAATTGAGCAATGGAACCGAGAACGTGATGAGGGAGTTTAA
- a CDS encoding uncharacterized protein (unknown protein; FUNCTIONS IN: molecular_function unknown; INVOLVED IN: biological_process unknown; LOCATED IN: endomembrane system; Has 30201 Blast hits to 17322 proteins in 780 species: Archae - 12; Bacteria - 1396; Metazoa - 17338; Fungi - 3422; Plants - 5037; Viruses - 0; Other Eukaryotes - 2996 (source: NCBI BLink).), which yields MKGRAYVMIFFFWALLTIITPMLVSWSQSLKNLPPLSNDQEQKIKDSGPRRMMGYSEEMHLAQEFVSHVEEEKLMMEPSMAPTPEDNHVMPSLSSLRIKQQEGLVAKRAHPMRLR from the exons ATGAAAGGAAGGGCCTACGtaatgatcttcttcttctgggcTCTTCTCACCATTATCACCCCAATGCTTGTTAGCTGGTCTCAATCTCTCAAAAATCTTCCACCACTCTCTAATGATCAAG AACAAAAAATCAAGGACTCTGGTCCAAGAAGAATGATGGGATATTCAGAAGAAATGCATTTGGCACAAGAGTTTGTTAGTCacgtagaagaagagaagttgaTGATGGAGCCGTCAATGGCGCCAACGCCTGAAGATAACCATGTTATGCCTTCACTATCTTCCTTGCGGATAAAACAACAAGAAGGATTAGTCGCTAAACGGGCACATCCCATGAGATTGCGATGA
- the DFR gene encoding dihydroflavonol 4-reductase (dihydroflavonol 4-reductase (DFR); CONTAINS InterPro DOMAIN/s: NAD-dependent epimerase/dehydratase (InterPro:IPR001509), NAD(P)-binding domain (InterPro:IPR016040); BEST Arabidopsis thaliana protein match is: NAD(P)-binding Rossmann-fold superfamily protein (TAIR:AT2G45400.1); Has 1807 Blast hits to 1807 proteins in 277 species: Archae - 0; Bacteria - 0; Metazoa - 736; Fungi - 347; Plants - 385; Viruses - 0; Other Eukaryotes - 339 (source: NCBI BLink).), whose translation MVSQKETVCVTGASGFIGSWLVMRLLERGYFVRATVRDPGNLKKVQHLLDLPNAKTLLTLWKADLSEEGSYDDAINGCDGVFHVATPMDFESKDPENEVIKPTVNGMLGIMKACVKAKTVRRFVFTSSAGTVNVEEHQKNVYDENDWSDLEFIMSKKMTGWMYFVSKTLAEKAAWDFAEEKGLDFISIIPTLVVGPFITTSMPPSLITALSPITRNEAHYSIIRQGQYVHLDDLCNAHIFLYEQAAAKGRYICSSHDATILTISKFLRPKYPEYNVPSTFEGVDENLKSIEFSSKKLTDMGFNFKYSLEEMFIESIETCRQKGFLPVSLSYQSISEIKTKNENIDVKTGDGLTDGMKPCNKTETGITGERTDAPMLAQQMCA comes from the exons ATGGTTAGTCAGAAAGAGACCGTGTGTGTAACCGGCGCTTCGGGTTTCATCGGTTCATGGCTAGTGATGCGATTACTAGAACGTGGTTACTTTGTTCGTGCCACCGTTCGAGATCCCG GTAATTTGAAGAAAGTACAACATCTTCTTGATTTGCCAAACGCCAAGACGCTACTCACTTTATGGAAGGCTGATTTATCTGAGGAAGGAAGCTACGATGATGCCATAAACGGATGTGACGGTGTTTTCCACGTGGCAACACCCATggattttgaatcaaaagatCCTGAG AACGAAGTGATAAAGCCGACAGTGAATGGAATGTTGGGGATAATGAAAGCATGTGTTAAGGCAAAGACCGTACGAAGATTCGTATTTACTTCATCTGCCGGAACCGTTAATGTAGAAGAACATCAGAAGAATGTCTATGATGAAAATGATTGGAGTGATCTTGAGTTTATCATGTCCAAAAAGATGACAGGATGG ATGTATTTCGTGTCAAAAACGTTAGCGGAGAAAGCAGCGTGGGATTTCGCCGAAGAGAAAGGATTAGATTTCATTAGTATTATTCCAACATTGGTGGTCGGTCCATTCATCACAACGTCTATGCCGCCTAGCCTTATCACCGCGCTCTCTCCTATCACTC GGAACGAGGCGCATTACTCGATCATAAGACAAGGACAGTATGTGCATTTGGACGACTTATGCAACGCTCATATCTTCTTATACGAACAAGCAGCCGCCAAGGGACGTTATATTTGTTCCTCTCATGATGCAACCATTCTTACTATCTCCAAATTTCTCAGGCCAAAATACCCCGAATATAACGTACCTTCAAC GTTTGAAGGTGTTGATGAGAATCTAAAGAGCATTGAATTCAGTTCCAAGAAGCTGACGGACATGGGGTTTAACTTCAAGTATAGTCTCGAGGAAATGTTTATTGAATCTATTGAGACATGTCGTCAAAAGGGTTTTCTCCCGGTTTCATTATCGTACCAATCCATATCGGAGATCAAGACTAAGAATGAAAACATTGACGTCAAAACCGGAGATGGTTTAACCGATGGTATGAAGCCATGTAACAAGACAGAAACGGGGATAACCGGCGAGAGAACCGATGCTCCCATGCTAGCACAACAGATGTGTGCCTAG
- a CDS encoding uncharacterized protein (unknown protein; Has 35333 Blast hits to 34131 proteins in 2444 species: Archae - 798; Bacteria - 22429; Metazoa - 974; Fungi - 991; Plants - 531; Viruses - 0; Other Eukaryotes - 9610 (source: NCBI BLink).) produces the protein MGIKRAKASLSLLSHKTFREGKLFVSTYKNFPMIAVPNNLGFCPVSSSSFSGDDRFPYGKSCFHKRFWPLVSLLVVNQFYADCFDILVLFFNKSQQI, from the coding sequence atgggaATAAAAAGAGCTaaagcttctctctctcttctctctcacaaaACCTTCAGAGAGGGAAAGCTTTTTGTCTCCACCTACAAGAATTTTCCGATGATAGCCGTTCCAAATAATTTGGGCTTTTGCCCGGTATCTTCTAGCTCTTTTAGTGGAGATGACCGGTTCCCGTACGGCAAATCCTGCTTTCATAAGAGGTTTTGGCCGCTTGTATCCTTGCTCGTAGTCAATCAGTTTTATGCTGATTGCtttgatattttagttttgtttttcaataaatcTCAACAGATTTGA